The following coding sequences lie in one Synechococcus sp. CC9902 genomic window:
- a CDS encoding HvfC/BufC N-terminal domain-containing protein, which yields MRSPQIVRLQQQFLASLHDKPRQWLLDQIEPAPGFKDSEEVLEIYLHRAMARTVEPLKGIYQSLQWVLGEDTFNQFVQQFYTDSLGEPLNAQALSTEFASYVGNIGEEQREHLTSINRDSSKDDYSTSTMVEAAAMLDWRIHWVTLVANKSKASAEELIRNLNHRNSIWLRPRLNRASRLCYSGVDLKELHRLAAEKTKGSSPTKCSEGVSTFLIYANQNHNAIVRPLDTQEARLLNHCDGTHTIASLIHEGKFFDQSKSQTLKLIKQLIDEGVICDLEDKLI from the coding sequence ATGAGATCACCACAAATCGTTCGCCTACAACAACAGTTCTTGGCAAGTTTGCATGATAAACCAAGGCAATGGCTACTCGATCAAATTGAACCCGCACCAGGCTTTAAAGACAGTGAAGAGGTCCTTGAGATTTATCTTCACCGTGCAATGGCACGAACAGTTGAACCACTGAAAGGTATCTACCAGTCCTTACAATGGGTACTTGGAGAGGACACATTCAACCAATTTGTACAGCAGTTTTATACCGACTCCCTAGGAGAACCATTAAATGCACAAGCCCTCTCAACTGAGTTTGCTTCCTATGTTGGAAACATCGGAGAAGAACAGAGAGAACACCTAACAAGCATCAATCGGGACTCGTCAAAAGACGATTACTCGACATCAACCATGGTCGAAGCAGCAGCAATGCTCGACTGGCGGATTCACTGGGTGACGCTAGTCGCCAATAAAAGCAAAGCATCAGCTGAAGAGCTCATAAGAAACTTGAACCATCGAAATTCAATATGGTTAAGGCCTCGCCTTAATCGCGCCTCAAGGCTTTGTTATTCCGGAGTCGACCTAAAGGAACTTCATCGACTAGCAGCAGAAAAAACAAAGGGCAGCTCCCCAACAAAATGTTCCGAAGGTGTGAGCACGTTTTTGATCTATGCAAATCAAAATCACAATGCAATTGTTAGGCCCTTAGACACTCAAGAGGCCAGGTTGCTCAATCATTGCGATGGAACACATACTATCGCATCACTAATTCATGAAGGTAAGTTCTTCGATCAATCAAAGAGTCAAACATTGAAGTTGATCAAACAACTGATCGACGAAGGTGTAATTTGCGACCTTGAAGACAAGCTGATATGA
- a CDS encoding MFS transporter, which yields MTNINKWWLLVLVALPTLSTCLSTNVVMSALVSIGQTFPDVAGIGEWTLLIYSMTAASLSILAGVLGDRYGLRKMYTIGLIIFLLGALGASFATTGESLLVFRSLSGIGSAILAPVALAFLNRIFSGVEKPIAFGYWAATITIGNVIGPFLGGLIQSISSWRLTFPIAALPALIALAFAGILPAYKPGNTRKNIDIKGIAYLSALPAVILFTLAMAGRLNPSSIIIFLSLIGIGFFTFWKHLNKTENPVIDLQILENYKWWRPSIIQLIIRCLFMAMLILLTGYFHSIQGLSELNSSSALFPFLISVGVMAFTSGYICKSIGIRKLMTTMFSLGLAGAVILLSVQPDGFRLIDWIAICFIGLLAGSTSQLSRLSMANFGVNDSMKGASINTLIINVGISIGAAYPTLIRSIVSKQAHLSNIISKENLLHIMHEEVMVLILLFCIGIWQAGKLQDLTEPKTLST from the coding sequence ATGACCAACATAAATAAGTGGTGGCTATTAGTTCTCGTAGCCCTACCAACTCTCTCGACATGCCTAAGTACAAATGTGGTGATGTCTGCACTCGTGTCGATTGGGCAAACCTTTCCAGATGTTGCAGGCATTGGTGAATGGACTCTATTGATCTATTCGATGACTGCAGCAAGCTTATCGATTTTGGCTGGAGTTCTCGGAGATAGATATGGTTTAAGAAAAATGTATACCATTGGTTTAATCATATTTCTACTTGGAGCATTAGGAGCATCATTCGCCACCACAGGAGAATCTTTATTGGTGTTTAGGAGTCTTTCAGGGATTGGCTCGGCAATCCTGGCTCCAGTTGCCTTAGCTTTCTTAAATAGAATTTTTAGTGGCGTAGAGAAGCCAATTGCGTTCGGGTATTGGGCAGCAACAATAACGATCGGAAATGTAATAGGACCATTTCTTGGTGGGTTGATTCAAAGTATATCGAGCTGGCGATTAACATTTCCAATTGCCGCTTTACCGGCATTAATTGCTTTGGCATTCGCAGGAATTCTTCCTGCCTATAAGCCTGGTAATACCAGGAAAAATATCGACATAAAAGGAATTGCATATCTCTCAGCATTGCCAGCAGTCATACTATTTACCCTTGCAATGGCGGGAAGATTAAATCCATCAAGCATCATAATATTCTTGTCGCTAATCGGAATCGGCTTTTTTACTTTCTGGAAACACCTGAATAAGACAGAGAATCCCGTCATTGATCTACAAATATTAGAAAATTACAAATGGTGGAGACCATCAATAATTCAACTGATTATCCGTTGCCTATTCATGGCAATGCTGATTCTTTTGACAGGTTATTTCCATTCCATTCAAGGACTAAGCGAATTAAACTCTTCGTCGGCACTATTCCCATTTTTGATATCAGTGGGAGTGATGGCATTTACAAGCGGCTACATCTGCAAATCGATCGGGATTCGAAAATTAATGACAACAATGTTCTCTCTGGGGTTAGCAGGGGCTGTCATTCTGCTTTCAGTGCAACCGGATGGCTTTAGATTAATTGATTGGATAGCCATATGCTTTATTGGCCTACTTGCTGGAAGCACATCACAATTAAGTCGATTATCTATGGCAAATTTTGGAGTCAATGATTCCATGAAAGGGGCTTCGATTAACACTTTAATTATCAACGTTGGCATATCGATCGGGGCTGCCTACCCAACCTTAATTCGCTCGATCGTCTCAAAACAAGCCCATCTTTCAAACATCATTTCCAAAGAAAATTTATTACACATTATGCACGAAGAAGTGATGGTACTAATATTACTTTTCTGCATTGGCATATGGCAAGCAGGAAAGCTTCAGGATTTAACCGAACCAAAGACCCTAAGTACTTAA
- a CDS encoding pseudouridine synthase, giving the protein MTRQRLQKLMAAAGLCSRRRGEDWLQAGRVTVDGRVASLGDQADPNSQLIEVDGVPLISVQEPRVFLLNKPVGVICSCRDPQGRATVLDCLPHQERSGLHPVGRLDADSRGALLLTDQGELTLRLTHPRYNHAKTYRVLVRGIPSSQALRRWRDGLLLDGRLTRPARVHCLRSRGASSLLEVELKEGRNRQIRRVAELLGHPVIDLQRVAIDGIRLDDLAEGCWRRLDAREWSTILVGNAPRSMDPS; this is encoded by the coding sequence GTGACTCGTCAAAGGCTTCAAAAATTGATGGCCGCTGCCGGGCTGTGTTCACGTCGGCGCGGAGAAGATTGGCTTCAAGCTGGTCGCGTAACGGTTGATGGGCGTGTTGCGAGCCTCGGGGATCAGGCCGATCCCAATTCTCAGCTGATTGAGGTGGATGGCGTTCCCTTGATTTCAGTTCAAGAACCACGCGTGTTCTTGCTTAACAAGCCAGTCGGGGTGATTTGTAGTTGTCGTGATCCTCAAGGCCGGGCCACGGTTTTGGATTGTCTGCCCCATCAAGAACGCTCAGGTCTGCACCCTGTTGGGCGACTGGATGCTGATAGTCGTGGCGCTCTTCTGCTAACTGATCAAGGTGAACTGACGCTGCGGTTGACCCATCCCCGCTACAACCACGCCAAGACCTATCGCGTTTTGGTCAGAGGGATTCCCAGTTCGCAAGCCCTTCGTCGTTGGCGAGATGGCTTGCTGTTAGATGGACGCCTGACTCGACCAGCTCGCGTGCATTGTCTTCGGTCACGCGGCGCATCATCGTTATTGGAAGTTGAGCTCAAAGAAGGCCGCAACCGCCAAATTCGACGGGTGGCTGAGTTGCTTGGTCATCCTGTGATCGATTTGCAGCGGGTTGCCATTGATGGCATTCGTCTCGATGATTTGGCCGAGGGCTGTTGGCGCCGTCTTGACGCGAGAGAGTGGAGCACCATCTTGGTTGGGAACGCACCTCGGTCCATGGACCCATCATGA
- the malQ gene encoding 4-alpha-glucanotransferase: MTEAATQRARTSGVLLHPTALPDSPVCGTFGEPSRRWLHQLANSGIGVWQMLPLSPPDPTGSPYSSPSCFALNAWLLDASDLANEQFISHEALNGLPGASVTAAEATMLDFQLANQRSNALADALLEAWPQQTSEQHEAFRHWCSQQSWLDDHVTFSVLHAQHNNAWWTWPKPLAQHQRRALKAWAADNQAALMKERLMQWQLDRQWQEIRRLAHDLGVVLFGDLPFYVSTDSADVWSHRNLFTVKESGELTLQSGVPPDYFSETGQLWGSPVYRWGRHRITRFRWWRNRISRQRELVDLLRLDHFRALAAFWAVPGGDTTAQNGQWQSSPGHALLARLQKDAGGNLPLIAEDLGVITPDVEDLRDQFALPGMKVLQFAFDGQSDNPYLPENMDGSRWVVYTGTHDNPTTLGWWQRLDSNSRERITTRINGEVSAPAWHLFDMAFATPATLVVAPLQDLMHLDDRARFNTPGTCTGNWNWRLSQFDNTLEGSLKGFGERAKVWGRNLESATALLNHQ, from the coding sequence ATGACCGAGGCAGCCACCCAGCGGGCCCGCACAAGCGGTGTGTTGCTCCATCCCACAGCACTGCCCGACAGCCCTGTCTGCGGAACTTTTGGTGAACCCAGCCGTCGCTGGCTCCATCAACTGGCCAACAGCGGCATCGGAGTTTGGCAAATGTTGCCGCTCTCACCGCCAGATCCGACTGGATCCCCTTACAGCTCCCCCTCCTGCTTTGCCCTCAACGCCTGGTTGCTCGACGCATCAGATCTGGCGAATGAACAATTCATCAGCCACGAGGCCCTGAATGGCCTGCCCGGAGCATCCGTGACAGCAGCCGAGGCAACGATGCTTGATTTCCAGCTGGCAAACCAACGCAGTAACGCCCTGGCCGATGCACTCCTTGAGGCGTGGCCGCAACAGACGTCAGAACAACACGAGGCCTTCCGGCACTGGTGCAGCCAACAATCCTGGCTCGACGACCACGTGACGTTCAGCGTTTTGCATGCCCAACACAACAACGCATGGTGGACCTGGCCAAAGCCACTGGCCCAGCATCAACGTCGAGCACTCAAAGCCTGGGCAGCGGACAATCAAGCAGCGCTGATGAAAGAGCGCCTGATGCAGTGGCAGCTTGATCGCCAATGGCAAGAGATCCGACGACTGGCCCACGACCTGGGCGTGGTGTTGTTTGGCGATTTGCCCTTTTACGTGAGCACCGACAGCGCTGATGTGTGGAGCCATCGCAACCTATTCACCGTGAAAGAATCCGGGGAACTCACTCTTCAGAGTGGGGTTCCTCCGGATTACTTTTCCGAAACGGGGCAACTCTGGGGGTCCCCCGTCTATCGCTGGGGACGACACCGCATCACCCGCTTCCGGTGGTGGCGAAACCGCATCAGCCGCCAACGGGAATTAGTTGATCTACTGCGATTGGATCATTTTCGCGCCCTCGCTGCCTTTTGGGCCGTTCCAGGGGGGGATACAACCGCTCAAAATGGTCAATGGCAATCATCCCCAGGCCATGCCTTGCTGGCCAGATTGCAGAAAGACGCGGGCGGGAATTTGCCTTTAATTGCAGAAGACCTTGGCGTGATTACGCCAGATGTGGAAGACCTGCGTGATCAATTTGCCTTGCCTGGCATGAAAGTGCTTCAGTTTGCTTTTGATGGCCAAAGCGACAATCCCTATCTTCCAGAAAACATGGATGGCAGCCGCTGGGTGGTCTACACAGGAACCCATGACAACCCAACAACCCTGGGCTGGTGGCAGCGTCTCGATAGCAATAGCCGAGAGCGAATTACGACACGGATTAATGGCGAAGTCTCTGCTCCCGCTTGGCATTTATTCGATATGGCATTTGCAACACCAGCCACTCTTGTGGTTGCGCCCCTCCAAGATTTAATGCATCTCGACGACCGAGCCCGATTCAATACCCCTGGAACATGCACAGGAAATTGGAATTGGCGCCTCAGTCAGTTTGACAACACACTGGAGGGATCTCTGAAGGGATTTGGAGAACGCGCCAAGGTTTGGGGACGAAACCTTGAGAGCGCTACAGCGCTGCTAAACCATCAATAA
- a CDS encoding DUF692 domain-containing protein codes for MAPQRLSTGLKRMSAGLNLCHENSQELFDQRPNLDFIQIHPEHLLQEQGGTYREHLDILRHHYQVILHGFGLSIGSSGPLDKEYLLLIKNLLKEHPEAVFSDHFSWSSLSKHHFHDLIPLIQSDETVQYMVERIDEAQEAIGAPILLENISSYMRYKESEMSEIQFINEITKRSGCFVLLDVNNIWANAMNFGENPWETLSQINADSIKGYHLAGCTEEQKGNGKVYIDYHGEAVHDEVWDLYKQCLEKYGAWPTLLEWENNIPPLTRTLQEVEKISDCFKTLQEGANS; via the coding sequence TTGGCCCCACAACGTCTATCAACCGGGCTTAAAAGAATGTCTGCCGGACTGAACCTGTGCCATGAGAATTCCCAAGAACTATTTGATCAAAGGCCAAATTTAGATTTTATTCAAATACATCCTGAGCACCTTCTGCAAGAGCAAGGCGGAACCTACAGGGAACACCTAGATATACTAAGACATCATTATCAAGTTATTCTTCATGGATTTGGCCTATCGATAGGTTCATCAGGCCCGCTTGATAAAGAATATCTGTTACTGATTAAAAACCTACTAAAAGAACATCCTGAAGCAGTCTTCTCAGATCACTTTTCTTGGAGCTCGCTATCAAAGCATCACTTCCACGACTTGATACCGCTTATTCAATCAGATGAAACAGTGCAATACATGGTCGAAAGGATCGATGAAGCACAAGAAGCCATAGGGGCTCCAATCCTTTTGGAAAACATAAGCAGCTATATGCGCTACAAAGAATCAGAAATGTCTGAAATACAGTTCATCAATGAAATAACAAAAAGGTCAGGATGCTTTGTACTGCTTGATGTAAATAACATTTGGGCCAATGCGATGAATTTCGGAGAAAATCCATGGGAAACGCTTAGTCAGATCAATGCTGACAGTATTAAAGGGTATCATCTAGCAGGATGTACGGAGGAACAAAAAGGAAATGGGAAAGTCTATATCGATTATCATGGCGAGGCCGTGCACGACGAAGTCTGGGATCTATACAAACAATGCTTAGAAAAATATGGGGCATGGCCCACACTTTTAGAATGGGAAAATAATATTCCACCGCTAACACGCACACTTCAAGAGGTTGAAAAGATTAGCGATTGCTTCAAAACACTCCAGGAAGGTGCAAATTCATGA
- a CDS encoding helix-turn-helix domain-containing protein, producing the protein MNLRLRFPRRWWTRSGLALKRSDLESVSRGQQAQILGSMIRERRELMGLTLRDLATQIRITTPVLEALERGWIDRLPERTYLASMLPQVERCLELPPGCLEPVLPVSVSRSKLKSVRGFGRFTPGSIDVFTTWQGSVVYGAVMIFSLVAMNRQQQTFARQNGLALQPVKANIQVVSSAPVTSTAGALSTFEGLRPLEQARQRLPQDWLKGVATSVNPNDGVLQLLFNQPSQLKINSEGGDRVQLAAGQGQLTFQMRAPIDLTMTPPPEEIQQVKWNGVPLKQVPKFSGVYRVEKSSL; encoded by the coding sequence ATGAATCTGCGATTGAGATTCCCAAGGCGTTGGTGGACGCGTTCTGGGCTTGCCTTGAAGCGGTCTGATCTTGAGTCTGTGAGTCGTGGACAGCAGGCTCAAATTCTTGGGTCGATGATTCGCGAACGTCGAGAGTTGATGGGGTTAACGCTGAGAGATCTGGCAACTCAGATCAGGATTACAACGCCAGTTCTCGAAGCCCTAGAGCGTGGCTGGATCGATCGTTTGCCTGAGCGAACCTATTTGGCTTCCATGCTTCCTCAGGTTGAGAGGTGCCTGGAGCTCCCCCCTGGCTGTTTGGAACCGGTTCTTCCAGTTTCGGTGTCCCGTTCGAAGCTGAAATCTGTTCGCGGTTTTGGTCGCTTTACCCCTGGAAGTATTGATGTCTTTACGACCTGGCAAGGGAGCGTGGTGTATGGCGCCGTCATGATTTTTAGCCTTGTGGCGATGAATCGTCAGCAGCAAACTTTTGCTCGTCAAAACGGTCTCGCCTTGCAGCCTGTAAAAGCCAACATTCAGGTCGTCTCGTCAGCGCCTGTCACGTCGACGGCTGGGGCTTTATCCACCTTTGAGGGTTTGCGACCCCTCGAGCAGGCTCGCCAGCGTTTGCCTCAAGATTGGCTGAAAGGCGTTGCCACGTCCGTCAATCCAAACGATGGAGTGTTGCAACTGTTGTTCAACCAACCGAGTCAACTGAAGATCAACAGTGAGGGTGGCGATCGTGTGCAGCTTGCTGCCGGGCAAGGTCAGCTCACCTTTCAGATGAGGGCACCGATTGACCTAACCATGACCCCACCGCCTGAAGAGATCCAACAGGTGAAGTGGAACGGTGTTCCGTTAAAGCAAGTTCCCAAGTTTTCAGGGGTATACCGGGTGGAGAAGTCTTCTCTTTGA
- a CDS encoding aminotransferase class I/II-fold pyridoxal phosphate-dependent enzyme yields the protein MALLPLLKKRLGRSLFLPAHGRGQALPKVFKRLLRQRAGAWDLPELAEIGGPLELHGAVGESQRESAAAIGADHCWYGVNGATGLLQAALLAIAQPGDAVLMPRNVHRSLIQACVLGDIKPILYNVPYSNKYGHATQPDCDWMQCILNELPTDKKRIKAAVLIHPTYQGYAEDPSKTIQLLQSQNLVVLVDEAHGSYFAAKVDPDLPASALHCGADLVVHSLHKSAAGIAQTAVLWQKGQRVDPEQINRCLGWLQTTSPSSLLLASCESAIQEWTNPKGINELKRRINEGRLLAEKLRQSGMPLITNQDPLRLILHTGSIGLNGLEADEQFMQRGLIAELPEPSTLTFCLGMAKHEGLYRHLKNAWKDIESTTLDKTPQPTFSNPPLPLVREPEVKLSTAWTAENRIVSIENAEGEIASELVCPYPPGIPLLIPGEKIDHARMRWLIEQSIDWKNAVPNEIKVMLNATGNS from the coding sequence ATGGCCCTTTTGCCCCTGTTAAAAAAACGGCTCGGCAGGAGCTTGTTTTTGCCGGCTCATGGAAGAGGACAGGCGCTACCGAAGGTCTTCAAACGTCTTTTAAGGCAAAGGGCTGGAGCATGGGACTTACCGGAGTTGGCGGAGATTGGCGGGCCACTCGAACTCCATGGTGCAGTTGGAGAAAGTCAACGGGAATCAGCAGCCGCCATAGGGGCTGATCACTGCTGGTACGGCGTGAATGGGGCCACAGGATTACTTCAGGCAGCCCTGTTGGCAATCGCTCAGCCCGGCGATGCCGTTCTCATGCCTCGCAACGTTCATAGAAGCCTGATTCAAGCCTGTGTACTCGGAGACATCAAACCAATTCTTTATAACGTTCCGTACAGCAATAAATATGGGCATGCGACTCAACCAGACTGTGATTGGATGCAGTGCATTCTTAACGAGTTACCCACAGATAAGAAACGAATCAAAGCTGCAGTTCTCATTCACCCCACCTATCAAGGCTACGCCGAGGATCCAAGCAAAACAATTCAACTTTTGCAATCACAAAATCTTGTTGTACTCGTAGACGAAGCCCATGGAAGCTATTTTGCAGCAAAGGTGGATCCAGATCTACCGGCTTCAGCACTACATTGTGGGGCAGATCTAGTCGTCCATTCACTGCATAAATCAGCGGCAGGAATCGCGCAAACGGCGGTCCTGTGGCAGAAGGGACAGCGTGTAGATCCAGAACAAATCAATCGATGCCTAGGCTGGCTGCAAACAACAAGCCCAAGCTCTCTACTTTTAGCGTCGTGTGAGTCAGCAATACAAGAATGGACGAACCCAAAGGGCATAAACGAGTTAAAAAGACGAATCAACGAGGGGCGCTTACTTGCGGAGAAGCTACGTCAATCTGGGATGCCATTGATCACCAATCAAGATCCACTACGACTCATCCTCCATACTGGTTCCATCGGACTGAATGGCTTAGAAGCTGACGAACAATTCATGCAAAGGGGATTGATTGCTGAACTTCCAGAGCCCAGCACATTAACGTTTTGCCTAGGTATGGCGAAACATGAAGGCCTTTATCGACACCTCAAAAATGCGTGGAAAGACATTGAGTCAACAACATTAGATAAAACACCTCAACCAACATTTTCAAATCCACCCTTACCATTAGTCCGGGAACCTGAGGTGAAACTCAGCACTGCATGGACAGCAGAAAATAGAATAGTTTCAATTGAGAATGCTGAAGGGGAAATTGCCAGCGAGCTGGTTTGTCCTTACCCGCCGGGGATACCACTTCTCATACCAGGAGAGAAAATTGATCATGCAAGGATGAGATGGTTAATAGAACAAAGCATTGATTGGAAGAATGCAGTGCCTAACGAAATAAAGGTAATGTTGAATGCTACAGGCAATTCATAA
- a CDS encoding ABC1 kinase family protein: protein MQYDSGRDFWWLLLRPWIAIPRLIQVLWTLSGLVIVLLLRGSSSDADVQRGLARRILNTLTGLGPCFIKLGQALSTRPDLVRRDWLEELTRLQDDLPAFPHSIALSRIEQELGAPAEQLFEEFPSAPIAAASLGQVYKARLEGQSWVAVKVQRPNLTFILRRDLVLIRALGVLTAPFLPLNLGFGLGSIIDEFGRSLFEEIDYEQEADNAERFAKLFADNPAVYVPGVERMLSSTHVLTTTWIEGSKMRNSQELIDQRLDPAALIRTGVICGLQQLLEFGYFHADPHPGNLFALQGRSGDMGHVGYVDFGMMDSISDSDRLTLTGAVVHLINRDFAGLAEDFQNLGFLSPTADLAPIIPALEEVLGGSLGESVGSFNFKAITDRFSELMFDYPFRVPARFALIIRAVVSQEGLALRLDPDFKIISVAYPYVAKRLLAGDTSEMREKLLDVIFDESGRLRLERLESLLDVVGQGAPSPGVELLPVAGAGLRLLFSRDGADLRKRLLLTLIRDDRLHTDDVRALAGLIGRTFGPGRIAGGFLQRLNPLVAA, encoded by the coding sequence ATGCAGTACGACTCCGGGCGTGACTTTTGGTGGTTGCTCCTTCGGCCATGGATTGCGATACCGCGGTTGATTCAGGTGCTTTGGACGCTGAGCGGTTTGGTCATCGTTCTTCTGCTGCGTGGTTCGAGTTCCGATGCTGACGTTCAGCGAGGTCTGGCTCGACGCATTCTCAACACCCTCACTGGCCTTGGTCCTTGTTTTATCAAACTTGGTCAGGCTCTTTCCACCCGTCCCGATCTTGTTCGGCGCGATTGGCTTGAGGAGCTCACTCGTTTGCAGGACGATCTTCCGGCGTTCCCTCATTCGATCGCCTTATCACGCATCGAACAGGAGCTTGGTGCCCCAGCGGAACAACTCTTTGAGGAATTCCCCTCAGCACCGATTGCCGCCGCCAGTCTTGGACAGGTTTATAAAGCGCGACTTGAAGGTCAATCCTGGGTGGCGGTCAAGGTTCAACGGCCCAACCTCACCTTTATCCTTCGCCGTGATCTTGTTTTGATTCGGGCTCTCGGGGTTCTTACAGCACCGTTTCTTCCCCTCAACCTTGGCTTCGGTTTGGGAAGCATCATTGACGAGTTCGGGCGGAGCTTGTTCGAAGAGATTGATTATGAGCAGGAAGCAGATAATGCAGAACGCTTTGCGAAACTTTTTGCTGACAATCCAGCGGTCTATGTGCCCGGTGTTGAGCGCATGCTTAGTTCAACGCACGTTTTGACAACTACGTGGATTGAAGGCTCGAAAATGAGAAATAGTCAAGAGTTGATTGATCAACGCTTAGATCCTGCCGCATTAATCCGCACTGGTGTGATTTGTGGCTTACAGCAACTGCTGGAATTTGGGTACTTCCATGCCGATCCACATCCGGGCAACCTTTTTGCTCTGCAGGGTCGTAGCGGTGACATGGGTCATGTTGGATATGTGGACTTCGGAATGATGGATTCGATTAGTGATAGCGACCGGCTCACGCTTACCGGTGCCGTAGTTCATCTCATTAATCGTGATTTCGCTGGGCTTGCTGAAGACTTCCAAAATCTTGGTTTCTTAAGTCCAACCGCAGATCTTGCCCCGATCATTCCTGCCCTTGAAGAAGTGCTTGGTGGAAGCCTTGGTGAGTCGGTTGGTTCGTTCAACTTCAAAGCCATCACCGACCGCTTCTCAGAGTTGATGTTCGATTACCCGTTCCGTGTTCCTGCTCGTTTCGCATTGATTATCCGTGCGGTGGTAAGTCAAGAAGGTCTCGCCCTGCGCCTCGACCCTGATTTCAAAATTATTTCCGTTGCCTATCCATATGTGGCAAAACGGTTGCTGGCTGGCGACACCAGTGAGATGCGAGAGAAGTTGTTGGACGTGATCTTCGACGAATCAGGTCGTCTGCGTCTCGAGCGATTGGAAAGTCTCTTAGACGTTGTTGGTCAAGGTGCGCCCTCTCCAGGCGTGGAATTGTTACCCGTTGCAGGAGCTGGTCTTCGACTTTTGTTCAGTCGGGATGGTGCTGATCTGAGGAAGCGTCTCCTGCTCACTTTGATCCGGGACGATCGCCTTCATACAGACGATGTGCGTGCGCTTGCGGGCTTGATCGGCAGAACGTTTGGGCCTGGCCGTATTGCGGGAGGCTTTTTGCAGCGGCTCAATCCCCTCGTTGCAGCTTGA